ACGCGCATCATCCGCGCGATGGTCGGCCGCCCCCTCGACGCCCAGTTCCCGCCGCGCGACCCGCACATCGGCGCGGAGAAGCTCCGCGTCGAGGACTGGACCGTCCACCACCCGGTGGACGTCGACCGCGTCGTCGTCGACAACGCCTCGTTCAGCGTCCGCGCGGGCGAGGTCGTCGGGTTCGCGGGGCTCATGGGCGCCGGCCGCACCGAGCTCGCCATGAGCATCTTCGGCCGCTCCTACGGCACGGGCATCACCGGCCGGATCTTCAAGGACGGCAAGGAGATCCGCACCCGCACCGTGAGCGAGGCCATCAAGAACGGCATCGCCTACGCCACGGAGGACCGCAAGCGGTACGGCCTCAACCTCATCGGCAGCATCACGGTCAACGTGTCCGCCGCCGCGCTGTCGAAGCTCGTGAAGCTCGGCGTGATCGACCGGCACCGCGAGTACGCGGTCGCCGACGACTACCGCAAGCGCATGAACATCAAGACGCCCGACGTCTCGGGGGTGGTCGGCAAGCTGTCCGGCGGCAACCAGCAGAAGGTCGTCCTCAGCAAGTGGATCTACTCGGGACCCGACGTCCTCATCCTCGACGAGCCCACCCGCGGCATCGACGTCGGGGCGAAGTACGAGATCTACGGCATCATCAACCAGCTCGCGGCCGAGGGGAAGGCGGTCATCGTCATCTCCTCCGAGCTGCCGGAGCTCATCGGCCTCTCGGATCGGATCTACACGATCGCCGAGGGCCGGCTCACCGCGGAGGTCGCCCGGGCCGACGCGACCCAGGAGGAGCTGATGCGGCACATGACCGCCAGCCGGAAGTCAGGAGTCGACCAGTGACCGTCATGCCCGAGCAGGCCACCGCGCCGAACGTCCCCACGCCGGACGGGATCAAGAAGCGCCCGCGCCGGCGCATCGACCTCCGCCAGTACGGGATCCTCGCGGCCCTCGCCGTCATCATCCTGCTGTTCCAGGTGCTCACCGAGGGGCGGCTGCTCTACCCGGGCAACGTCGCCAACCTCATCCAGCAGAACGCGTACGTCCTGATCCTCGCTATGGGCATGGTCATCGTGATCATCGCGGGCCACATCGACCTGTCGGTGGGATCGGTCGTCGCGACCGTCGGCGCCGTCGCCGCGCTGAGCATGAACCAGTGGGGTCTGCCGTGGGGGACCGCGGTGGTCCTGTCGCTCGTGGTCGGCGCGCTGATCGGCGCGTGGCAGGGCTTCTGGGTGGCGTTCGTCGGGATCCCGGCGTTCATCGTCACGCTCGCGGGCATGCTCGTGTTCCGCGGCGTCGCGCTCGTGCTCCTCACGGGCGGCACGATCTCGGGCCTCCCGGCCGAGTTCAACTCCATCGGCTCCGGCAACCTGCCGACGACCGGCGCTCCCGACCTCATCACGCTCGGGATCGGCGCGCTCGTGTCGATCGCGCTCGTGGTGCAGCAGCTGCGCACCCGGGCGACGCTGCGCAAGCTCGAGCTGCCGCGCGAGCGGGCCGTCTCGTTCTGGATCCGCACCGCGATCGCCGTCTTCGCGATCATGTACCTCTGCTACCTGCTGGCCTACAACCGCGGGACGCCGATCATCCTGATCATCCTGGCGACCCTCGTGCTCCTCTACTCGTTCCTCCTCACCCGCACGGTGTTCGGACGGCACGTGTACGCGATGGGCGGCAACCTCTTCGCGGCGATGATGTCGGGCGTCAAGACCCGCTGGGTCAACTTCTTCATCTTCGTGAACATGGGCCTGCTCGCCGGCCTCGCGGGCGTCGTCAGCACGGCGCGCGCGGGATCCGCGGTGGCGTCGGCGGGCGGCAGCTTCGAGCTCGACGCCATCGCCGCGGTGTTCATCGGCGGCGCGGCGGTGCAGGGCGGCGTCGGCACGGTGGTCGGCGCGGTCATCGGCGGCCTCGTGATGGGCGTGCTCAACCAGGGCCTGTCGATCCTGTCGGTAGACGCGGCCTGGCAGCAGGTCATCAAGGGCCTGGTGCTGCTGCTCGCGGTCGCCTTCGACGTCTACAGCAAGCGGCGCTCCGGACGCTGATCCCGGCGCAGCACGACGACGGCCCGGCCGCTCCCTCGACGGGAGCCGCCGGGCCGTCCGTCGTCCGGCGACCGGGGGGACCGCGCGCCGGGTCAGCCGCGGTGGCGTCCGCGCGGGCGGCCGGACGCGGCCGGGGCGGGCGCGTCCACGCCCGGGTGCGTGGGGTCCGCGACCGCGGCCGCGGCGACGCCCGCCGACATCGCGTCGGAGTGCACGTGGTCGCCCTCGGCCTGCACGTCGTCCGCGGCCGACGCGGCGCGCTTGCGACGCGCCTGCACGGCGCCCGTGACGATCGTCACCGCCGCGTAGAGGAGGAGCGCCACCGCGGCGGCCGGGATGATCCAGCCGCGCGCCTGCCCGTTGACCGCCTGGTTCGCCCAGCCGACGAGCGGCACCGAGTACCAGACCTCGCCCTGGATCTGGGCGGCCGTCACGGGCTTCGAGTCCGGCTCCGCGTTGTTGTCGCCCTTGAAGGTGAAGGAGCGGGTGCCGTCGGACTCGGACGCGATCGCCGTGATGCGGTGGGTGATGACCGCGGGCTCGCCCGACCGGATCTGGTACGTCGCCACGTCGCCCACCTGCAGGTCGTCCGTGTCCACCGGGCGCACCACGATGAGCGTCCCGGGCGGCAGCCGCGGCTCCATCGACTGCGTGAGGATCGTGAGCGGCACGGATCCGGAGACCTTCGGCACCACGAGCAGCACGGCCGCCAACCCGATGACGACGAGGAGGATCCCGACGCTCAGGCCCACGCCGGCGGAGCGCAGGAGCTGCGGCACCGCGCGTCGGGGGGTCGTGCCCTCCTCGAGCTCGACGGGGGCGAGGTCGTCGGCGGGGCGCGCGAGGGCGTCGGCGTGCCGGGCACGTGCGAGGCGGGGGAGGATGCGGGCCATGGTGGAGTCGTTCCGTGGGAGGGGTCAGCTGCAGCGGAAGCCGCGCGTGCCGGTGTTGGTGAACGCGACGACGGTGCCGCTCGCGACCTGGCGGACGCTCACGCCGTCCCGGAGGAGGTCGACCGTGACCTTCACGGTGCCGTCGGGGGCGAGGGTCGCGGGGACCTGGTCCCGGGTGATGCCGGTCATGGGGTAGTAGCCCGTCGTCGTGGCGATGCGGGTCCCGTTCACCATGACGCCGTAGGACTCGGACTGCGCGGCCGTGGAGGCGTCCCACGACACGAAGACGTACCAGTCGCCGTCCGTCGGCGTGCAGCGGAAGCCGCCCGTGACGGTCGGGCCGGCGGCGGTCTGCGTGGCGGAGGTGGAGGCGCGGCCGGTCCAGGTGCCGGATCCCAGCAGCACGCCGAGCGTGCCCGTGACGGAGGCGGATCCGCTCGTGGGGAAGCCGGACGCGGTCGTGCGGACGCACCAGGTGGACTGGGCGCCGCCGGCGAGCGTGCCGGAGACCGTGGGCGGCGCGGCCCACGTGCCGGACACGGAGCCGGAGCCGACGGACGAGGTGGCGGAGCAGCTCGACGCGGTCGTGCTCCACGCGACGACCTTCGTGCCGCCGGCCAGCGCGCGGCCGGCGTCCGTGGACGCGGTCGCGGAGACGGTGCCGGTCCAGGGGCTCTGCACGGTGCCGGTGTTCCGCACGACGACCGTGGCGGTGCGGCTGGGGCTGCTCGAGCTCACGGCGCCGCCGAGCTGGTCGAAGCCCGTGCTCGTGACGGACACGGTGGCGGCGCGGACGGAGGATCCCGCCGAGACGCTCGAGGCCCACAGCGCGTGGACGGCGGTGCCGCCGCTCCCGAGGAGGATCACGGTGAGGCCGACGAGGAGCGCGGCGTGCAGGCGGCCGACGGGGCGCCGCGTGCGGCGGGCGCGGCTCACGGGGTGACCTGCGTGCCGACGACGTCGAACGCGAGCTGCGCGGTGGATCCCTGCACGGACTGCGGCGCGTCCTTGTCGAGGACGACCTCGGTGCAGACGACCGACGAGGCGCCGGGCTGGATGCGGGCGAACCCGCTGGGCGTGTGCAGCGCGCCGGGACGGCCGGAGAAGGTCGTGGCGCCGTGCACGCAGTCGGCCGTCGTCGCGACGGGTCCGAGGCGCAGCGACAGCTCGCCGGGGAAGGCGCTGTTCGACGAGGTGCCTCGCGTGGAGATGGCCACGTCCAAGGCTACCGTGCCGGTGTTCTTCGCGGTGAAGGCCCCGACGATCCCCTGGCCGGGGAGGAGCTGCGTCGCGTCGAGGGCGGCCTGCTGGGTGATGACGAGTCCGCTCGACCCGCTGGCGACGCTCGATGTCTGGGCGCTCGCGGTGCCGTTCCAGAGGGCGTAGCTGCCGCCGGTGGCGGCGAGGGAGGCGACGACGACCGCGGTGAGGAGGCCGGTGGTGAGCCACGCGGCGCGCAGGGGGCTGCGGCGGGCGGGACGGGCGGAGCGGCGGCCGTGAGCGGGACGCGCGGCGGGTGCCTGCCTCGTGCTCATGTCGTCTCGCTCCGGTTCGTGGTGCTGGATGGTGCGTGCTGGGGGTGGAGCCCCCTCCCCGCGGGTGACGTCACCGCGAGGAGGGGAGTCGGCGACTAGATCGCGCGCTGCGTGAGCGTGAAGGCGAGCTTGTCGAAGGAGAGGGTGCCGTTCTGGCCGGTGGTCGCGGTCGAGGGGAACGTGACCGTGAGGACCACGTTGACCTTGGAGGCGGCCGTCGAGGGCTTGACCGTGAACGTGTTGGCCGCGGAGCCGGCGGTGATGCTGGCGTCGGTCGAGGTCACGTCGAGCTTGGTGGTGACGGCGGCCTTGAGCGCCGCGTCGCCGCTGATGGAGAGGGGGTTGTACGTGAGGTCGGCGGCCAGCGAGTCGCCGGTCGCGGTGACCGTGAGGGCGCTCTTGTACTGGAGGACGTTGCCGGGGACGATGCGGTACGTCGCGGGGTCGACGACCTTGGGGGCGCTCGGGTTGGTGATGTCGGTCCAGACGCCCGTGGTGTCGGCGGCGAGGGCCAGGTTGCCCGCGGAGACGCTCGAGGCGGCGACCGTCGCGTTGGCGTTCCACAGCGCGAAGCTGCCGGCGCCGCCGAGGAGGAGGACGATTCCAGCGGCACCTGCGACGGCGCCGGAGACGATCTTGTTCATGGGGTTTCCTGTTCTCTCACGCGGTGTGCCGCGCATGTTCGTGGGGGAGGCGGCGGGTGGGGTCCTGCCGGTCGTCTCCGGTGCTCCGCTGGCGCCTGGTCGGCGCTCCTGCGGTCTCGATCCGGTGTTCCTTCGACGAACACCACTCTGACGGGGCGGCCTCAAGCCACCCGCTGGGCGACCGCAAGTCCGGCCGAGCTTTGCCGCAAGCCCGTCCCGGGATCCGCTCAAGCCCCCGGGATCCCGTGCCGCGAGGCCGGTCGGCGCCGGCGCGGCGTCCTCGCACGCCGGCCGGTCTAGGCTCAGGCCACGACGTCCTCCGACGGCGGACACGGGAGGGGAGCGCATGACGACTCCCGCCCGCCCGCCCCGGTCGGCCCTGTCCGCGCTCGACGCGCAGCGCCGTCGCGGCTCGGCCCGCGCGCAGGTGCCGTTCCTCCTCAGCTGCGCGGTCGTCGCGGTCATCGTGGCCGTCGTCGAGCCGGAGGTCCACGCCGATCCGTTCTACCTGGGCGCCCTCGCCCTGGTCGGCGCCGTCTCCCTGCTCTGCGTCGTGCTCGCGATGAGCCGGATCCCGTCGGGCGTCCTCATGGTCGTGCCCGCCGTCGACCTGCTCGCGGTCGCGGCCCTCCGCGACGCGACCGCCGAGACCTTCCCCGCGTCGGCCCTGCTCGTGATCTTCCCGCTGCTCTGGCTGGTGTTCGCGTTCCCGTCCGGCGGCGTCGCCGTCGCCGTGGCGGGCGCCCTGGTCATCAGCCTCTTCCCGGTGATCCGCGACGGCGGGCTGCCCGCGTCCTCCACGGCGTGGGCCGACCTCCTCGGCGCGCCCCTCCTCACCGCGCTCCTGGTGGCGGCGGCCGCGCAGGCGGCCGCGACGCAGCGCACCGACCGGCGCGAGCTCGCCGAGGCGACCGAGACCCAGGCGCGGCTCCTCGTGGAGTCGCGCGAGCAGACGGCGACCTTCCGCGACGTGGCCGACGCGCTCGACGTCGGGATCGTCTTCTTCGACGCGGACGACCGGCCCGTGCTCCGCAACGCCGCCGTCCGCTCGCTGCTGGAGCTCGCGGGCTACGACCCCGCGACGGGCCGGGCGTCGCACGTGTACGGATCCGACCGCGTCACGCCGGTCGCCCGCGACGGGCGAATCCTGATGGAGGCGGTGTACGCCGACAAGGTGCACGGGCCCGTCTACTGGGTGGGGGAGCCGGGCGACCAGCGCGCCCTCGTGCTCTCCGTGCGGGCCATCGGGCGCCGCGGGGGGCAGCGCACCGGCACCGTGCTCGGCGCCTACGACGTCACCGACCTCGCGCAGGCCGTCCAGGTGCGCGACGAGTTCCTGGCCACCGTCTCGCACGAGCTGCGCACGCCGCTCACGAGCATCGTCGGCTACCTCGACCTGCTCGACGAGCTGCACGATCCCGCGCACCTGGGCATCGCGGCCGAGCTCGCGGTCATCCAGCGGAACGTCGAGCAGCTGTCGGTCATCATCGGCTCGCTCCTCGCGGGAGCGGACCACGCGCCCGCGCTCCAGCGCGCATCCGTCGACCTCTCGGCGCTCGTCGAGGACGCGGCGGCCGGCGCCGCCGCGCGCGCCGCCGAGCGCGGGCTGGCGCTCGGCACCCGCATCGCCCCGGGCATCGTGCTCGACGGCGACGCCGACCGGCTCGCGCAGGTCGTCGAGGCCCTGCTCTCCAACGCCCTCGCCTTCACGCCGGCCGGCCGGATCGACGTGGTGCTCGAGCGCGAGGGCGACGAGGCCGTCCTCTCCGTCGCCGACACCGGCGTCGGCGTCAGCGAGGAGGACCAGCGGCACGTGTTCGACCGCTTCTTCCGCGCCCGCTCAGCCCGCGACGGCGCCGTCCCTGGCCTCGGCCTCGGCCTCTCGATCGCCGAGCGCACCGTCACCGCGCACGGCGGATCCGTCCGCATCTCGAGCCGCCTCGGGCACGGCACGCGCATGGTCGTGGCCCTGCCGATGGGATCGCCCCACTACCCCTCCCCATAGCCGATGGCAAGAGGAGATGGCGAATCGACCGTTCCGGAGGCCTCCGCCTAGACTCGGCCGGTCGCTCGCGGGACCCCTGCGGGCGCGGCACCACGTCATCGAGCCCACAGGAGCCCATCCCCTCCATGACCTCCACGCGCACGTCCGCAGAACGCCTCCTCGACCGCCTCATCCCGAAGCGGCGCACCAACCCCGACGGCACCCGGCCACCTCGTCGTGACCACTCCGACCACCGCCTCCTCGAGGCGCGCTTCACCGGATCCGTCGACCTCTACGAGCCCGAGCACCCGAAGATCGACCGCCTCGTGTTCGGCGTCACCGCCGTCCTCGCGGTCGGCTTCGTCGTCTGGGGCATCGTCAGCACCGACGGCCTCGCGACCATCTCCGGCGCCGCGCAGAGCTGGGTCATCGAGAAGACCGGCTGGCTCTTCGTGCTCGCCGCGAGCTTCTTCGTGATCTTCGTGCTCTGGCTCGCCGCCAGCCGCTACGGCCGCATCAAGCTGGGCGCCGACGACGAGAAGCCGCAGTTCAAGACGGTCTCCTGGATCGCCATGATGTTCAGCGCGGGCATGGGCATCGGCCTGATGTTCTTCGGCGCGGCCGAGCCCCTCAGCCACTTCGTCACCCCGCCGCCCGGCACCACGCAGCCCGAGTCGGAGGCGGCCATCCGCACGGCCATGGCCACCGCGATGTTCCACTGGGGCCTGCACCCCTGGGCCATCTACGCGGTCGCCGGCATCGCGATCGGCTACGGCACCTTCCGCAAGGGCCGCAAGCAGCTCTTCTCCTCCATCTTCCAGCCGCTGCTCGGCACGAAGCGCACCGAGGGCTGGGCCGGACGCGTCATCGACATGCTCGCGATCTTCGCCACGCTCTTCGGCTCGGCGGCCTCGCTCGGCATCGGCGCGACGCAGATCGGCGCGGGACTCGAGTTCAACGGCTGGGTGCCCGAGGCCACGGCCCCGCTGCTCATCGGCATCATCGTCGTGCTCACGATCGCCTTCATCTTCTCGGCCGTCTCGGGCATCGCCCGCGGCATCCAGTGGCTGTCGAACATCAACATGGTGCTGGCCGTCGTGCTCGCCGTCTTCGTGTTCGTCGTCGGCCCGACGCTCCTCATCCTCAACCTCATCCCCGCCACGCTCGGCGCCTACCTCGGTGACATGACCGAGATGGCGTCCCGCACCGCGGCGACCGGCGGCGACGAGATGAGCTCCTGGCTCGCCAGCTGGAGCGTCTTCTACTGGGCCTGGTGGATCTCGTGGACGCCGTTCGTCGGCATGTTCATCGCGCGCATCAGCCGCGGCCGCACCATCCGCGAGTTCGTGGTCGGCGTGCTGCTCGCGCCGAGCATCGTGGCCCTCATCTGGTTCTCGATCTTCGGCGGCTCCGCCATCCACGCGCAGCAGACCGACGGCGACATGACCGTCGACGGCGCCGTGGTCAGCGACAACACGCTGTTCCAGCTGCTCAACCACTACCCGCTGGCCAGCGTCAGCACCGTCCTCGTCATGCTGCTCGTCGGCATCTTCTTCGTGTCGGGCGCCGACAGCGCGTCCATCGTGATGGGGACGCTGTCGCAGCGCGGTGCACTGCACCCGAGCCGCAAGGTCGTCGTCTTCTGGGGCGTCGTCATGGGCGCGGTCGCGGCGATCATGCTGGCCATCGGCGGGGGAGGCACGGAGGCCCTCACCGGCCTGCAGAACCTCACGGTCGTGGCCTCGCTGCCGTTCGTGCTCGTGATGCTCGTCGCCTGCTACGCCCTCTGGAGCGAGCTGCGCACCGATCCGCTCATCGTGCGCCGCCAGGTCGCGGTCGAGATGATGCGCGACGCGGTCGTCAACGGCGTCGAGCAGCACGGCGACCACTTCCAGCTCTCGGTCGACCCGATCGACCCGGAGGAGGCCTCGGTCCGCGAGCCGCTCGGCGACGAGGACGAGGCGCGGCGCTCCTGACGCCGCCTCCCGCCTCGCCGATGCCGACCCGCGCCCCGCGCGCGGGTCGGCATCGTGGTCTCCCGGACACCGCCTGGATGTCGGGTCGCCCCCGACCCCTCACCCGTCCCGCGCATCGGTAGGGTGACCATGATGACGACCTCCACCCCCGCCTCCGCTCCCGCACCCTCGCCGACCGACGGCAGCGGTCGCCGCGCCGCCGTCGTCTACAACCCCATCAAGGTCGACCTCGGGTCGCTGAAGGCCAAGGTGGCGCAGGCTGCCGGCACCGCGGGTTGGGAGGAGACGCTCTGGTTCGAGACGAGCGAGGACGACCCCGGCAAGGGCGCCGCCCAGGAGGCCCTGTCGCACGACGTCGACATGGTCATCGCGGCCGGCGGCGACGGCACGGTCCGCGCGGTCGCGGAGGGCATGTCGGGATCCGGCGTCGCGCTGGGGCTCCTGCCGTCCGGCACCGGCAACCTGCTCGCGCGCAACCTCAAGCTCACCCTCAACGACGTGGAGCACTCGCTGGAGGCCGCCTTCTCCGGCCACGACCGCAAGGTCGACCTCGCGGCCATCGAGATCCTCCGCCAGGACGAGACCCGCGAGAAGCACGTCTTCGTCGTGATGGCCGGCGTCGGCATCGACGCGAAGATGCTCGCCAACACCGACTCGGAGCTGAAGAAGAAGGTCGGCTGGCTCGCCTACGTCGACGCGATCTTCAAGGCCCTGCGCGACCGCGACCAGCTGCGGCTCCGCTACCGGCTCGACGGCCGGAGCACGCACCGCCGCCGCGCGCACACGCTCATCGTCGGCAACTGCGGCTCGCTGCCCGCCAACATCCTGCTGCTGCCGGATGCCGCGGTCGACGACGGCATCCTCGACGTCGTGCTGATGCGCCCCGAGGGGCTCTTCGGCTGGATCCAGATCTGGGTCAAGGTCGCGTGGGAGAACGGCGTCGTCCGCCGCACCGCCGCGGGCCGTCGCCTCATGGGCCCCGAGAAGGAGGTGCGCGCGCTCGAGTACCGCACCGCCGAGGAGGTGGTGGTCCGCCTCGAGAAGGAGGAGGACATCGAGCTCGACGGCGACCCCTTCGGCCGCGCCGTCGGCTTCAAGATCCAGGTGCTGCCCGGCGGCCTGACGGTGCGGGTGCCGCGGGACTCCTGACCCGCGTCGGTCGGTCCCTGCCGGCGTCGCGCTCACCGGCGTCGCGCCTGTCGGCGGTCCGTGGGAGGGTCGCGGAATGATCCGCACCCTCGCCGTCTCCGGCTACCGCTCCGTCCGCGACCTCGCGCTGCCGCTCACCGGGCTCGACGTCATCACGGGCGCGAACGGCAGCGGCAAGTCCAACGTCTACCGGGCGCTCCGGCTCATCTCGGACATGGCGCAGGGCGGCGCCGTCGGCGCTCTCGCGCGCGAGGGCGGCCTCGAGGCGGTCCTCTGGGCGGGGCCCGAGGGCCTCAGCCGCGCGATGCGCGACGGCGAGCACGAGGTGCAGGGCACCGTGCGCAAGGGTCCCATCGCGCTGCGGCTCGGGTTCGCGGGCGACGAGCTCGGCTACCTCGTCGACCTCGGCATCCCGCAGACGGACCCGTCGGCACGCCCGCCGACCATGTTCGGGCGCGACCCGGAGATCAAGCGCGAGCTGATCTTCAGCGGCCCGGTGCCGCGCCCCCGCTCGCTCGTGCTGGAGCGCCGCTGGCAGGACGTGCGCGTCCGCGACGAGGCCGACGGCTGGATGCACGTGCCGGCCCTCGTGCCGCCCCACCTCAGCGTGCTCAGCGAGGTCGCCGACGCGGTCACGAGCCCCGAGGCGATGATCCTCCGGCGGCGCATGGGCGGATGGCGCTTCTACGACCAACTCCGCACCGACGCCGACGCCCCCGCCCGGCGACCTCGCGTGGGGACGCGCACGCCCGTGCTCGCGAGCGACGGATCCGACCTCGCGGCCGCGGTGCAGACCATCCGGGAGTGGGGCAACGGCGACGCGCTCGACGCGCTGGTCGACCGGGCGTTCCCCGGGTCCACCGTCGTAGTGCGCCCCCAGGACGGCGTCCTGTCGCTCGGGCTGCGGCAGCCCGGCATCCTCCGCGTGCTCGACGCCGCCGAGCTCTCCGACGGCACGCTCCGGATGCTCATGCTCACGGCCGCCCTCCTCACGACGGAGCCGCCCGAGCTCATGGTGCTCAACGAGCCGGAGACGAGCCTCCACCAGGACCTGCTGCCCGCGCTCGGCGAGCTCATCGCGCAGGCGTCGCGGAACGTGCAGATCCTCGTCGTGACGCATGCGCCGGGGCTGGCGGCGGCCGTGTCGGAGCACGCGGAGGCGGGGGAGCTCGTGCTGGAGAAGCCGCACGGCGAGACGGAGCTGCGCGGGCAGGGGCTCCTCAGCGCGCCGTCGTGGGACTGGGGCAAGCGCTAGCGCCCGCCTGCCCGCCCGCCCGCCAGGCGTCTAGCGCGGGCGGCGCGCACGCCGCCCCCACGACGACGCCTCCCGGTCGCGGCCCTGGAGGGCGGCGCGAGCGGGAGGCGTCGGGTGGTGCGGATGCGGCGGATCAGCGTCCGAAGGCCGCCGATGCGGGGCAGTCGAACGGGTCGCCGCCGGCCGCGAGGCCCACGCGGTTGAGGTACGCGACGACGATCCCGTACGAGGCCAGCAGCGTGGTCTCGGTGTACGGGATGTTGTGCGTCGCGCAGTACTCCTTCGCGATGCGCTGGGCCTTCTTGAGCGCTGGGCGCGGCATGTTCGGGAAGAGGTGGTGCTCGATCTGGTAGTTGAGGCCGCCCATGTAGATGTCCGTGAGCCACGTGCTCTTGATGTTGCGGCTGGTGAGCACCTGGCGGCGCAGGAAGTCGACCTTCGAGTCCTTCGGCAGGACGGGCATGCCCTTGTGGTTCGGGGCGAACGAGGCGCCCATGTACACGCCGAAGACGGCGAGCTGCACGCCGACGAAGGCGAAGGCCATGCCGAGCGGGAGGAAGAAGAAGACGACCGCGAGGTACGCGATGATGCGCGTGGAGAGCATCGAGATCTCGAGCCACCGCTTGTCGACCTTGCCGCGGCCGAAGACGGTGCGGAAGCCGTGGACGTGCAGGTTGAGGCCCTCGAACATGAGGATGGGGAAGAACGCGTAGCCCTGGTGGCGCGTGAACCAGCCGTAGACGCCCTTGGCGCGGGCGGCGTCCTCCGGGGTGAAGGAGATGACGTCGCGCTCGATGTCCGGGTCCTTGCCCAGGACGTTCGGGTTCGCGTGGTGGCGCGAGTGCTTCGTCATCCACCAGGAGTAGCTGATGCCGACGAACAGGTTGGCGAGCGTGCGGCCCGCGATGTCGTTGGCCTTGCCCGACTCGAACACCTGGCGGTGCGAGGCCTCGTGGGCGAGGAAGGCGAACTGGGTGAAGATGATGCCGAGACCCGCGGCGATGAGCAGCTGGAACCAGCTGTCGCCGAGGAGCACGAAGCCGACGCCGAGGCCCACGAGGGCCGCGGTGACGCCGGAGAACATGAGGACGTAGAAGCCGACGCGGCGGTTCAGCAGTCCGGCGTCGCGGACCGTGTTGAGGAGGCCCGAGTACTCGGTGGTGGGGTTGGCTCCGCCGCCGCGCTTGGGGCGGGTGAGCACGATGCGGGGTGCTGCGGTGGTGTCAGTCATGGTCAGCTCGTTCGTCCGTGGCCTCTCGGCCAGGTGGAGCGGGCCGCCTCGGCGAGCCGCTGTCTGTCGTCGTCGTGGGGGACACGACACGGCGCCGGGATCTGGGGCAACCAGGTCTCACACTCCCATAGGGGCGGACGCTCCGCACCAGGGATACTCACAGCGCGGACGGCGTGTCGCTGTCGATGGAGGACAGCGGCCCCGTCCCACGCGGGCTTACGGGCTGCTGGGCGACTACGGCACGATGACCGCGCGACCCCGCACGGTGCCCGCCGCGAGCGCCGCGTAGGCGTCCGGGCCGTCGTCGAGGGAGTAGCGCTGGGTCTCGACGGCGACCTGGCCGGAGCGCGCGAGGTCGAGCACCTCGATCAGCTCCGCGCGGCTGCCCCAGTACGGGATGCGGACAGCCGCGTCGAAGGCGATGCGGCCGAAGCCCACCTCGACGGCGCCGCCGCCGATGCCCACGATCGTGACGTCGCCGCCCGCCTCCACCACGTCGAACGCCGTGGCCATGGTGGGCGTCGCCCCGACGAAGTCGAAGACGGCCTGCACGCCGCGGCCGCCGGTGATCGCCCGGATGCCGTCGGCGGCGTCCGCGTCGCTGATGACCGTGTGGTGCGCCCCGACGTGGCGGGCGAGCTCGAGCTTCTCGTCGTTGAGGTCGAGCGCGATGACCGTGGCGCCGCTCAGGGCGCGGAGGATCTGGATCCCGACGTGACCGAGGCCGCCCGTGCCGATGACGACCGCGAAGGTGCCCGCGCCGAGCTTCGGCAGCGAGGCCTTGATCGCGTGGTACGGCGTGAGGCCGGCGTCGGTGAGGGAGACGTTCTCGACGGGGTCGAGGTCGCCGAGCGGCACGAGGTGCCGCGGGTCGTCGACGATCATGTACTCGGCCATGGCGCCGGGGGCGCCGAGCCCGGGAGGCTGGATCCCCTCGGCGGCGGCGTTCTCGCAGTGGTTCTCGCGGCCCTCGGCGCA
This is a stretch of genomic DNA from Clavibacter zhangzhiyongii. It encodes these proteins:
- a CDS encoding alternate-type signal peptide domain-containing protein — its product is MNKIVSGAVAGAAGIVLLLGGAGSFALWNANATVAASSVSAGNLALAADTTGVWTDITNPSAPKVVDPATYRIVPGNVLQYKSALTVTATGDSLAADLTYNPLSISGDAALKAAVTTKLDVTSTDASITAGSAANTFTVKPSTAASKVNVVLTVTFPSTATTGQNGTLSFDKLAFTLTQRAI
- the mmsB gene encoding multiple monosaccharide ABC transporter permease, which encodes MTVMPEQATAPNVPTPDGIKKRPRRRIDLRQYGILAALAVIILLFQVLTEGRLLYPGNVANLIQQNAYVLILAMGMVIVIIAGHIDLSVGSVVATVGAVAALSMNQWGLPWGTAVVLSLVVGALIGAWQGFWVAFVGIPAFIVTLAGMLVFRGVALVLLTGGTISGLPAEFNSIGSGNLPTTGAPDLITLGIGALVSIALVVQQLRTRATLRKLELPRERAVSFWIRTAIAVFAIMYLCYLLAYNRGTPIILIILATLVLLYSFLLTRTVFGRHVYAMGGNLFAAMMSGVKTRWVNFFIFVNMGLLAGLAGVVSTARAGSAVASAGGSFELDAIAAVFIGGAAVQGGVGTVVGAVIGGLVMGVLNQGLSILSVDAAWQQVIKGLVLLLAVAFDVYSKRRSGR
- the mmsA gene encoding multiple monosaccharide ABC transporter ATP-binding protein, which gives rise to MDDVILQMTGIVKEFTGVRALDGVDVTVRRGEVHAICGENGAGKSTLMKVLSGVYPHGSYEGTITIDGHEVRYGSINDSERDGVVIIHQELALSPYLSIAENIFLGNEMSRGGVIDWNRTNLEAVKLLKRVGLDENPATRVLELGVGKQQLVEIAKALSKEVKLLILDEPTAALNDDDSAHLLGLIGQLRDQGITSIIISHKLNEIRAIADDVTVIRDGKTIETFPVTDSGEIETRIIRAMVGRPLDAQFPPRDPHIGAEKLRVEDWTVHHPVDVDRVVVDNASFSVRAGEVVGFAGLMGAGRTELAMSIFGRSYGTGITGRIFKDGKEIRTRTVSEAIKNGIAYATEDRKRYGLNLIGSITVNVSAAALSKLVKLGVIDRHREYAVADDYRKRMNIKTPDVSGVVGKLSGGNQQKVVLSKWIYSGPDVLILDEPTRGIDVGAKYEIYGIINQLAAEGKAVIVISSELPELIGLSDRIYTIAEGRLTAEVARADATQEELMRHMTASRKSGVDQ
- a CDS encoding signal peptidase I — encoded protein: MARILPRLARARHADALARPADDLAPVELEEGTTPRRAVPQLLRSAGVGLSVGILLVVIGLAAVLLVVPKVSGSVPLTILTQSMEPRLPPGTLIVVRPVDTDDLQVGDVATYQIRSGEPAVITHRITAIASESDGTRSFTFKGDNNAEPDSKPVTAAQIQGEVWYSVPLVGWANQAVNGQARGWIIPAAAVALLLYAAVTIVTGAVQARRKRAASAADDVQAEGDHVHSDAMSAGVAAAAVADPTHPGVDAPAPAASGRPRGRHRG
- a CDS encoding TasA family protein codes for the protein MSTRQAPAARPAHGRRSARPARRSPLRAAWLTTGLLTAVVVASLAATGGSYALWNGTASAQTSSVASGSSGLVITQQAALDATQLLPGQGIVGAFTAKNTGTVALDVAISTRGTSSNSAFPGELSLRLGPVATTADCVHGATTFSGRPGALHTPSGFARIQPGASSVVCTEVVLDKDAPQSVQGSTAQLAFDVVGTQVTP